In a genomic window of Sporosarcina trichiuri:
- a CDS encoding APC family permease — MDQSDTHQKRRKLAKTLKPSWVFAIALGSSVGWGAFILPGDWIGESGPLGAIIGLLIGALVMMVIASSYGVMIKKFPVSGGGFTYAFIAAGKVWAFICGWFLSLGYISIVALNASAFSLLLKFLAPSFMKQMYLYSIAGWDVYLPEVIISSIIILLFAVVNSTGTDISGRIQFYFSVFLVAGVFILGAFTYGVADNPIDNMKPLFSGEQSILTSILVILAIAPWAYVGFDNVPQAAEEFNFSPRKATMLIVASLFTSFLIYAVMIGLTAWTFPAGSIADGDLWLTGQVVNSALGQIGLIVMAVAIMMGIFTGLNGFYMSSSRLLFSMARARALPDMFRTISKKNQTPVWGIWFVTLITLPTPWFGRQALSWIVDMSATGVSVAYLFTCIAAYKVLAWGAEEANREIAPVKKALALFGIIASAVFLLLLLVPLSPASLSTPSYVLLVSWAVLGIGFYLVIQKKYNSLTQEETEYYMLGKTIESEIDTTVEVQTAPPETTKIPPSDPGLST, encoded by the coding sequence ATGGATCAATCTGACACGCATCAGAAACGAAGGAAACTGGCGAAGACTCTCAAACCGTCATGGGTGTTCGCCATCGCACTCGGCTCGTCCGTCGGATGGGGGGCGTTCATCCTGCCCGGGGACTGGATCGGTGAATCCGGGCCGCTCGGAGCTATCATCGGCCTGCTGATCGGGGCCCTTGTCATGATGGTGATCGCTTCGAGTTACGGCGTGATGATCAAGAAATTCCCGGTTTCCGGAGGCGGTTTTACATATGCGTTCATCGCAGCCGGCAAAGTGTGGGCGTTCATCTGCGGATGGTTCCTGTCACTCGGCTATATTTCGATCGTTGCTCTGAATGCGTCAGCATTCTCCCTGCTGCTGAAATTCCTGGCACCAAGCTTCATGAAACAGATGTACTTATACAGTATCGCCGGCTGGGATGTCTATCTGCCGGAAGTGATCATCTCCTCTATCATCATCCTGCTGTTTGCCGTCGTCAATTCGACGGGAACGGATATCTCCGGAAGGATCCAGTTCTACTTCAGCGTCTTCCTCGTTGCAGGAGTTTTCATCCTCGGGGCGTTCACGTATGGGGTTGCGGATAACCCGATCGATAACATGAAACCGCTGTTCAGCGGGGAGCAGTCGATCCTGACATCGATCTTGGTCATCCTGGCGATTGCGCCATGGGCCTATGTCGGTTTCGACAATGTTCCGCAGGCGGCGGAGGAATTCAATTTCTCGCCGCGGAAAGCGACGATGCTGATTGTGGCTTCGCTGTTCACCTCGTTCCTCATCTATGCCGTGATGATCGGGCTGACCGCCTGGACATTCCCGGCCGGATCGATTGCGGACGGTGATCTGTGGCTCACCGGACAGGTCGTCAATTCGGCGCTCGGCCAGATCGGACTGATTGTCATGGCGGTCGCCATCATGATGGGGATCTTCACAGGACTCAACGGGTTCTATATGTCATCCAGCCGTCTGCTGTTCTCGATGGCGCGCGCACGGGCGCTGCCTGATATGTTCCGCACGATTTCGAAGAAGAACCAGACACCGGTCTGGGGCATCTGGTTCGTGACTCTGATCACGCTTCCGACGCCTTGGTTCGGCCGCCAGGCACTCTCCTGGATCGTCGACATGTCCGCAACAGGCGTCTCGGTCGCTTATCTGTTCACGTGCATTGCGGCCTACAAAGTGCTTGCATGGGGGGCAGAGGAAGCGAACCGTGAAATCGCACCCGTCAAGAAAGCATTGGCACTGTTCGGCATCATCGCGAGCGCCGTATTCCTGCTCCTGCTGCTTGTGCCGCTCTCACCGGCTTCCCTGTCTACGCCATCGTATGTGCTGCTTGTCAGCTGGGCTGTGCTCGGAATCGGCTTCTATCTGGTCATCCAGAAGAAATATAACAGTCTCACGCAGGAAGAAACGGAATACTATATGCTTGGGAAGACGATCGAATCGGAAATCGATACGACGGTGGAAGTCCAGACAGCACCACCGGAGACGACGAAGATACCGCCGTCCGATCCTGGTCTGTCCACATAA
- a CDS encoding EAL domain-containing protein, producing the protein MGCRAACIVTDLTFEVNVPDAKEREMVAGHMERLNTLGSLSGDPDIIAVNEAGLHDLADFANDYLGDSDMVFRIAGEEKWRPFSETDRVFTSLWIDELIQQERLISYYQPIVDGDRQIYGYELLARFLTPEGEMIFPNEAFAAARNRGRLYALDRLCRITAVRHAAPLVDLKAFINFVPTSIYSPEFCLQSTVAVANQFNIDPKQLVFEVVETDHVDDVEHLKSILRYYRDKGFHYALDDVGEGYSTVEMLTDLRPHYMKLDRSFVDGVAEDEKKQQTALKFLEKAGESGSVPLAEGIEREEDFKWLKEKGYQLFQGYYFGKPAPSPL; encoded by the coding sequence ATGGGATGCAGAGCAGCATGCATCGTGACGGACTTGACATTTGAAGTCAACGTGCCGGATGCAAAGGAACGCGAAATGGTCGCTGGCCATATGGAGCGTCTGAACACACTCGGGTCGTTATCAGGGGACCCGGACATTATTGCAGTGAACGAGGCAGGGCTGCATGATCTGGCGGATTTTGCGAACGATTATCTGGGGGACAGCGATATGGTTTTCCGGATTGCCGGGGAAGAAAAATGGCGTCCATTTTCAGAAACGGACCGTGTCTTCACTTCTTTATGGATCGACGAACTGATCCAGCAGGAGAGACTTATTTCCTACTATCAGCCGATTGTCGATGGTGATCGTCAAATATACGGATACGAACTGCTGGCCCGCTTCCTGACGCCGGAAGGGGAGATGATCTTTCCGAATGAGGCGTTCGCAGCAGCCCGTAACCGGGGCAGATTGTATGCGCTGGATCGGCTTTGCCGGATTACGGCGGTCCGGCATGCGGCGCCCTTGGTCGATCTGAAGGCATTCATCAACTTCGTCCCGACGTCGATCTATTCGCCGGAGTTCTGTCTGCAGTCCACCGTCGCGGTCGCCAATCAATTCAACATCGATCCGAAACAGCTCGTCTTCGAAGTGGTGGAGACCGATCACGTGGACGACGTGGAGCATCTGAAAAGTATTCTGCGTTATTATCGTGACAAAGGATTCCATTATGCGCTGGATGATGTCGGGGAAGGGTACAGTACCGTCGAGATGCTGACGGATCTGAGACCGCATTACATGAAGCTGGACCGTTCTTTTGTGGACGGTGTGGCGGAAGACGAAAAGAAGCAGCAGACGGCGCTCAAGTTCCTTGAGAAAGCAGGGGAGAGCGGTTCCGTCCCGCTGGCCGAAGGAATCGAGCGGGAAGAGGATTTCAAGTGGCTGAAAGAGAAGGGGTATCAGCTGTTCCAAGGGTATTATTTTGGAAAACCGGCGCCCTCTCCTTTATAA
- a CDS encoding cryptochrome/photolyase family protein codes for MKTIVWFRKDLRVHDHPALAEAAAEGEVLPVYVLPEKETLSACDWWTRESLAILMDRLEALGSPLKLMEGDPLDVFVRLSAETGAEALYFNGQVDPVSRSEETALLQEGSLNHLRIRRFVPDMMLDPDALLTKSGTPFKVFGAFWKAFQQQTVPWPVPVPESLSPWPEADVESAILKDSRLSSESGWEEKFLRYWSPGENGSFVRWEAFRDNGIQDYKVKRDYPGIDGTSRLSGFLASGNMSIRALWHAVRRAEEEGDVLQPEPFLRQLAWREFAYYQLYHFPSITDESLRPEFRKFPWRSDADGLAAWKAGRTGYPLVDAGMRELWETGTMHNRVRMVAASFLIKHLLIDWRTGAEYFKETLADYDIANNTLGWQWVAGSGFDAAPYFRIFNPITQGKKFDAAGTYIRRWVPELASLPDDAIHEPAAADPEVLEEAGVILGSTYPEPIVDHTAARKRALAVYDSIKGQKG; via the coding sequence GTGAAAACGATTGTCTGGTTCCGGAAAGATTTGCGGGTCCATGATCATCCGGCGCTGGCGGAAGCGGCGGCAGAAGGGGAGGTCCTGCCGGTCTATGTGCTGCCTGAAAAAGAGACTCTGTCCGCTTGCGATTGGTGGACCCGGGAATCACTCGCTATCCTCATGGACCGGCTGGAAGCGCTCGGCAGTCCGCTGAAGCTGATGGAAGGGGATCCGCTGGATGTGTTTGTGCGTCTTTCTGCAGAGACGGGGGCAGAGGCGCTCTATTTCAACGGACAGGTCGACCCCGTCTCGCGTTCAGAAGAAACGGCACTCCTCCAAGAGGGCAGCCTGAACCATCTCCGCATCCGGCGTTTTGTGCCTGATATGATGCTCGACCCGGATGCATTGCTGACCAAATCGGGCACCCCCTTCAAGGTGTTCGGAGCATTCTGGAAAGCGTTCCAGCAGCAGACCGTGCCATGGCCGGTTCCGGTACCGGAATCCTTGTCTCCCTGGCCGGAAGCCGATGTGGAATCCGCTATACTGAAAGACAGCCGGCTCAGCAGCGAAAGCGGGTGGGAGGAAAAATTCCTAAGGTATTGGTCCCCGGGGGAGAATGGGTCGTTCGTCCGCTGGGAAGCATTCCGGGATAACGGGATTCAAGACTACAAAGTGAAACGGGATTATCCCGGCATTGACGGCACGTCCCGTCTGTCCGGGTTCCTTGCGTCGGGCAATATGAGCATACGCGCTCTGTGGCATGCAGTCCGGCGAGCCGAGGAAGAAGGTGATGTGCTGCAGCCGGAACCGTTCCTCCGGCAGCTGGCCTGGCGTGAATTCGCGTATTATCAGCTGTATCACTTCCCGTCCATCACGGACGAATCCCTCCGTCCCGAGTTTCGGAAGTTCCCTTGGCGCAGCGATGCCGACGGGCTGGCCGCCTGGAAAGCCGGACGCACCGGATACCCGCTCGTCGATGCCGGCATGCGGGAACTGTGGGAAACCGGAACGATGCATAACCGCGTCCGCATGGTGGCCGCTTCGTTCCTCATCAAGCATCTGCTGATCGACTGGAGGACAGGGGCGGAGTACTTCAAAGAGACTCTTGCCGATTACGATATCGCGAACAATACACTCGGCTGGCAATGGGTCGCCGGATCCGGTTTCGACGCGGCGCCGTACTTCCGGATTTTCAATCCGATCACACAGGGAAAAAAATTCGATGCGGCCGGAACGTATATCCGCAGATGGGTGCCTGAGCTTGCCTCTTTGCCGGATGACGCCATCCACGAACCTGCAGCGGCTGATCCAGAAGTGCTGGAAGAAGCCGGCGTCATCCTCGGCAGCACGTACCCGGAACCGATTGTCGATCATACTGCAGCACGGAAGCGGGCGCTGGCCGTCTATGACAGCATCAAAGGGCAGAAGGGATGA
- a CDS encoding YhgE/Pip domain-containing protein, which yields MHHIFGIFKRDVRNITTNWVAAVLIGGLIFLPSLYAWLNIYASGDPYGRTDKLPVAVVNEDKGADVQDKHIDVGTDIVETLQENPSMEWHFVSHDEAMDGVEYGDYFAVMVLPENLSEQLGSVVSGNPKKAEIDYYVNEKLNSIAPKITEKGATVIVDKVSSQFVSTVNGVIFDMLNSLGLELEKDLPDVKKFENYIFEAEKSLPEIYDLLNRGLTDAADAQNVIHDAQSKLPAAQQITDDGLGQINRVVTYLDDAEKKLDETSPKIKADLKKVRDISNEANDFLKKLQGVNLDFTELDKAKKALDDRMTQSIDRVDNVEQDLKQLQELARQAQAQAQAPSTEPETEPSAGTEAVPDDNTGQTPSLPKPDLSGKLDGAITKTGDLKRLLQEAQTNARNVDSIVKGKAEELDQAVDDLQKIAGNTSVELDAFLNEYVNTIEPTVKSEISQAKSTLGQAKGLLTDIQAALPQVKTILGNSDSDLDEGKATIEKAVAQYPFISEKVNELADRIRSTQGETDINEIIKLLQNDPNAEKTFFEEPIQLQENRLFSIENYGTGMTPFYTVLSLWVGCLLLISLLSTDVHQEGYTARQVYFGRLLTFAVIGLLQMLIVVSGDLLILDVHIREPFWFVVFGTIISFVFMSIVYTLVSVFGDVGKAMAIVMLVLQIAGSGGTYPVVLLPDFFGVINPFLPFTYAIDVMREAVGGIVWERAVKDLSFLLLCSAAFLVFGALLKERINRGTKKLLKKSKEAEIFH from the coding sequence ATGCATCACATTTTCGGCATTTTCAAACGGGACGTGCGCAATATTACGACAAACTGGGTCGCCGCGGTGCTGATCGGCGGCCTGATTTTCCTGCCTTCTTTATACGCCTGGCTCAATATCTACGCTTCCGGTGATCCATACGGCAGGACGGACAAACTGCCCGTTGCTGTAGTGAATGAAGACAAAGGGGCCGACGTGCAGGACAAGCACATCGATGTCGGAACGGATATCGTCGAAACGCTTCAAGAGAACCCCTCGATGGAGTGGCATTTCGTGTCGCATGACGAAGCGATGGACGGCGTGGAATACGGCGACTATTTCGCCGTGATGGTACTGCCGGAAAACCTTTCGGAACAGCTCGGATCCGTCGTCTCCGGCAACCCGAAAAAAGCTGAAATCGATTACTACGTGAATGAAAAGCTGAATTCCATCGCACCGAAGATCACGGAAAAAGGCGCTACGGTGATTGTCGACAAGGTGAGCAGCCAGTTCGTATCGACTGTGAACGGCGTCATCTTCGATATGCTCAATTCACTCGGCCTGGAATTGGAAAAGGATCTGCCTGATGTGAAAAAGTTCGAGAACTATATATTCGAAGCGGAGAAGAGCCTGCCGGAAATTTATGACCTGCTGAACCGGGGGCTGACCGATGCGGCGGATGCACAAAACGTCATCCATGACGCGCAAAGCAAACTGCCGGCCGCTCAGCAGATCACCGATGACGGCCTGGGACAAATCAACCGGGTTGTCACCTATCTGGACGACGCGGAAAAGAAATTGGATGAAACCTCGCCGAAGATCAAAGCGGATCTGAAGAAAGTCCGGGATATCTCAAATGAGGCCAACGACTTTCTGAAGAAACTGCAGGGGGTCAATCTCGATTTCACGGAACTGGACAAAGCGAAGAAAGCGCTGGACGACCGGATGACCCAAAGCATCGATCGGGTGGACAATGTCGAACAGGATCTGAAACAGCTGCAGGAACTGGCCCGGCAGGCACAGGCACAGGCACAGGCACCGTCGACGGAACCGGAAACTGAACCATCAGCAGGGACGGAAGCCGTACCGGATGATAACACAGGCCAGACCCCTTCCCTGCCGAAACCGGATCTGTCCGGCAAACTCGACGGTGCAATCACGAAGACGGGCGACCTGAAACGTCTGCTGCAGGAAGCGCAGACGAATGCCCGGAACGTCGACAGTATCGTCAAGGGCAAAGCGGAGGAACTCGATCAGGCGGTGGATGATCTGCAGAAGATCGCCGGCAATACGTCCGTCGAATTGGATGCATTCCTGAATGAGTATGTCAATACGATCGAACCGACCGTGAAAAGCGAGATCAGTCAGGCAAAATCGACACTCGGCCAGGCGAAAGGTCTGCTGACGGATATCCAGGCGGCCCTTCCGCAAGTGAAGACAATCCTTGGCAATTCGGACAGTGATCTGGATGAAGGAAAAGCGACCATAGAGAAAGCGGTCGCCCAGTATCCGTTCATTTCCGAGAAAGTGAACGAGCTTGCAGACCGCATCCGATCCACCCAAGGTGAAACGGACATCAACGAGATCATCAAGCTGCTGCAGAATGATCCGAATGCGGAGAAGACGTTCTTTGAAGAACCGATCCAGCTGCAGGAGAACCGGCTGTTCTCAATCGAGAACTATGGGACCGGTATGACACCGTTCTATACGGTACTGTCGCTGTGGGTCGGCTGCCTGCTGCTCATTTCGCTGTTGTCGACGGATGTCCACCAGGAGGGCTATACGGCACGGCAAGTCTATTTCGGGCGGTTACTGACGTTTGCGGTGATCGGGCTGCTGCAGATGCTCATTGTCGTCAGCGGCGATCTGCTCATCCTCGATGTCCATATCCGTGAACCGTTCTGGTTTGTCGTTTTCGGGACCATCATCAGCTTCGTGTTCATGTCGATCGTCTACACACTGGTATCCGTATTCGGGGATGTCGGCAAAGCGATGGCGATCGTCATGCTCGTCCTGCAGATCGCAGGATCGGGCGGCACGTATCCCGTCGTCCTGCTCCCCGATTTCTTCGGAGTTATCAACCCGTTCCTTCCGTTCACCTATGCTATAGATGTGATGCGCGAAGCGGTCGGCGGTATCGTATGGGAGCGGGCAGTGAAAGACCTGTCCTTCTTGCTGCTCTGCAGCGCCGCCTTCCTCGTATTCGGGGCACTGCTCAAAGAGCGCATTAACAGGGGGACGAAGAAATTGCTTAAGAAATCGAAGGAAGCGGAAATCTTCCATTGA
- a CDS encoding ABC transporter ATP-binding protein gives MAIFQIDEVKKSFKTGDVTEQILKGVDLDLKQGEITALVGPSGSGKSTMLTIAAGLQKASGGQVIFDGKDMTEMSQEEIRKIRSSEFGFVFQSSHLVPFLNVEDQLLLMLDVAETKLSKKQQKQEVAKILDLVGMAHRKDAYPSSLSGGERQRIAIARAIIHQPKMLFADEPTASLDSKRSQEVMEIIRDLTKTLQITTLMVTHDEEMLPYADRIVTMKDGLIA, from the coding sequence ATGGCGATTTTCCAGATTGATGAAGTCAAGAAATCCTTCAAAACCGGAGATGTCACTGAACAGATCCTGAAAGGCGTCGATCTCGACCTGAAACAAGGCGAGATCACGGCACTCGTCGGGCCTTCAGGGTCCGGCAAGTCGACGATGCTGACCATTGCAGCCGGGCTGCAGAAAGCGTCCGGCGGCCAGGTCATCTTCGACGGCAAGGACATGACAGAGATGAGCCAGGAAGAGATCCGCAAGATCCGATCGAGCGAGTTCGGTTTCGTCTTCCAATCATCGCACCTGGTTCCCTTCCTCAATGTCGAAGACCAGCTGCTGCTGATGCTGGATGTCGCGGAGACGAAGCTGAGCAAGAAGCAGCAGAAACAGGAAGTGGCGAAGATTCTCGACCTGGTCGGGATGGCCCACAGGAAAGACGCCTACCCGTCTTCCCTGTCCGGCGGGGAACGCCAGCGGATTGCGATCGCCCGGGCGATCATCCACCAGCCGAAAATGCTGTTCGCGGACGAACCGACCGCCAGTCTCGACTCGAAACGTTCGCAAGAAGTGATGGAGATCATCCGGGACTTGACGAAAACATTACAAATCACTACACTGATGGTAACGCACGACGAAGAGATGCTTCCGTACGCAGACCGGATTGTGACGATGAAAGACGGATTGATCGCCTGA
- a CDS encoding ABC transporter permease has translation MQMAWKEVKKSKMKFLILGSIIFLVSFLTFIISGLANGLSEDNAALIKNMPNGQFYLNDDAKQTYNLSKIDESKQDQLLDTYSNATAMSLQMGFVNDADDKQHSVAFVTSTDSELFPNVKENEIVLDASLKDEGVQVGDILTNNQFSGEFKVTGFVEKQTYSHAPVAFINMTNYQEMYRVMEMQTIFIPGSNAPDSISGLEAFSNKEYLKTIPSYGAEQMSLNMIIWFLVVISGMLFAIFFYMMNVQKIGLYGILKAIGVKTSKLFSMMWYQMLLITVVSLLLSAGLSQLFSAFAPKGMPFSLTMQTTLTLSAVFLVIGFIGATISGFQIKKVEPLQAIQQGEM, from the coding sequence ATGCAGATGGCGTGGAAAGAAGTGAAGAAAAGTAAAATGAAGTTCCTGATCCTCGGCTCGATCATCTTTCTGGTGAGTTTCCTGACGTTCATCATCTCAGGACTTGCGAACGGACTGTCGGAAGACAACGCAGCCCTCATCAAGAACATGCCGAACGGCCAGTTCTATCTGAATGACGACGCCAAACAGACATACAACCTGTCGAAGATCGATGAATCAAAGCAAGATCAGCTGCTCGACACGTATTCAAATGCGACGGCCATGTCCCTGCAGATGGGCTTTGTCAACGATGCGGACGATAAGCAGCACAGCGTGGCATTCGTGACGTCAACGGACAGCGAACTGTTCCCGAACGTGAAAGAAAACGAAATCGTCCTGGATGCCTCCCTAAAAGACGAAGGCGTCCAAGTCGGTGATATCCTGACGAACAACCAGTTCAGCGGGGAATTCAAAGTGACCGGCTTTGTTGAAAAACAGACGTACAGCCACGCGCCAGTCGCCTTCATCAACATGACAAACTACCAGGAAATGTACCGGGTGATGGAGATGCAGACGATCTTCATCCCGGGTTCGAATGCGCCGGATTCCATCAGCGGACTGGAAGCGTTCAGCAACAAGGAATACTTGAAGACGATTCCGAGCTACGGTGCAGAGCAGATGTCCCTCAACATGATCATCTGGTTCCTCGTCGTCATCAGCGGCATGCTGTTCGCGATCTTCTTCTATATGATGAACGTCCAGAAAATCGGCCTCTACGGCATCCTGAAAGCGATCGGTGTGAAGACGAGCAAACTGTTCAGCATGATGTGGTATCAGATGCTGCTGATCACGGTTGTCTCCCTTCTGCTGTCCGCCGGCCTCAGCCAGCTGTTCAGTGCGTTCGCTCCGAAAGGTATGCCGTTCAGTCTGACGATGCAGACGACCTTGACACTGTCCGCTGTGTTCCTCGTGATCGGGTTCATCGGCGCGACGATTTCCGGATTCCAAATCAAAAAAGTGGAGCCGCTTCAGGCAATCCAGCAAGGAGAGATGTAA
- a CDS encoding DUF2332 domain-containing protein, which translates to MDSQQTAEKFKRFAEMECRESSELYELLSKKIAQDEELLALCGAVPDGQPVPNLLFAGVQYLLFKGVEHPLKKYYPSLTVSSKVPDQQAFLEFKDFCLTHQSELTPILAHRLVQTNEVRRCAYLYPAFSWIHHKTGKPLALVEIGTSAGLQLLWDHYAYKYGTDKVYGNSDPCLTIHAEVKGGSLPFLLPESPPVISRIGFDLHVSDLSKRDDYLWMKALIWPEHTERRELFDQAAACLQDHPVDLVQGDGIQLLQERFHSIPADAALCIFHTHVANQLPEDTKKALTDTLAQIGSERDLFHLYNNMEDPQLHLDCYVAGQLKRNTIGNTDGHGRWFEWNLEG; encoded by the coding sequence ATGGATAGTCAACAGACGGCTGAGAAATTCAAGCGATTCGCCGAAATGGAGTGCCGTGAATCGAGTGAGCTGTATGAACTACTGTCAAAGAAAATCGCACAGGACGAAGAGTTGCTTGCGCTATGTGGAGCCGTCCCGGATGGCCAGCCAGTGCCGAACCTGCTGTTTGCAGGCGTCCAGTATTTGCTGTTCAAGGGTGTAGAACACCCGCTGAAAAAATATTATCCCAGCTTGACTGTATCGTCTAAAGTGCCTGACCAGCAGGCATTCCTTGAATTCAAGGACTTCTGCCTGACTCATCAGAGCGAGCTGACTCCGATTCTTGCGCACCGGCTCGTCCAGACGAATGAAGTGCGGCGCTGCGCCTATCTGTACCCTGCGTTTTCATGGATCCACCATAAAACAGGCAAGCCGCTCGCGCTTGTCGAAATCGGGACGAGCGCCGGCCTCCAGCTGCTGTGGGATCACTATGCCTATAAGTATGGCACAGACAAAGTCTACGGAAATTCAGACCCTTGCCTGACGATCCATGCGGAAGTGAAAGGGGGCAGCCTGCCGTTCCTGCTTCCGGAAAGCCCGCCTGTCATTTCCCGCATCGGTTTCGATCTGCATGTAAGCGATCTGTCCAAGCGGGATGATTATCTGTGGATGAAAGCGCTTATCTGGCCGGAGCACACGGAACGACGCGAGCTGTTTGACCAAGCAGCCGCCTGTCTGCAGGATCATCCGGTCGATCTCGTACAAGGGGATGGCATCCAGCTGCTGCAAGAACGCTTCCATTCCATTCCCGCGGATGCGGCGCTCTGCATCTTCCACACCCACGTCGCCAATCAGCTGCCGGAGGACACAAAAAAAGCACTGACCGACACGCTGGCCCAGATTGGCTCCGAGCGTGACCTGTTCCATCTGTATAACAATATGGAAGACCCGCAGCTGCATCTCGACTGCTATGTTGCCGGGCAGCTGAAGCGGAACACAATCGGCAATACGGATGGTCATGGCCGCTGGTTTGAATGGAACTTAGAGGGATAG
- a CDS encoding M3 family oligoendopeptidase, with product MKYAETWDLESIYPGGTNSEEVQTKLAAVKEEIAQYADLLKNWNSDSADHAADLQAILSQQELIGKGLGQVSTFVNMWHDAFMDDEHASVVKGQVMELASEIQQLSTIFTKKLVAFSDDQWKQLLEEPHLKEISFVLNETRDEGKRLLSEEEERLLAKLNKDGIAAWSDLYSTTVSIMTIPFKESDGTVKDLSIGQAMNRMYADPDADVRTALFDSWEAAWTEFGPVFADILNHLAGYRLTLQEVHGRNGHLEEPLEYNRMTKETLDAMWGAVDARKQKFIDYLDRKANLYGMEKLGWQDVDAPVATGDLAPTHFTYDEAADFVIENFSSFGPKLTDFTKHALENRWVEAEDRSNKRPGGYCTSLPEFEESRIFMTFTGSPSDTSTLAHELGHAFHSHVMKEVPRQNRGYAMNVAETASTFAETIIADATVRNASSDEEKIALLATKLENATAMFLNIRSRFMFEDSFYQERAKGFVSEKRLNELMTEAQKEAYGNSLSSYHPHFWAAKLHFFIDSVPFYNFPYTFGYLFSLGIYAEYLKQPEGFEEKYIALLKDTGSMKVEELAQKHLGVDITQQDFWAAGIEIVEKDVDEFVSLTDSLLK from the coding sequence GTGAAATATGCAGAGACTTGGGATTTGGAAAGTATTTATCCAGGCGGGACCAATTCGGAGGAAGTGCAGACGAAGCTGGCAGCTGTAAAAGAGGAGATTGCACAGTACGCGGATCTGCTGAAAAACTGGAACAGTGATTCTGCGGATCACGCAGCCGATTTGCAGGCGATCTTGTCACAGCAGGAACTCATCGGGAAAGGACTCGGCCAAGTCAGTACGTTCGTCAACATGTGGCACGATGCCTTCATGGATGATGAGCATGCAAGCGTCGTCAAAGGTCAGGTGATGGAGCTCGCCAGTGAGATCCAGCAGCTGTCCACCATCTTCACAAAAAAACTGGTGGCCTTCTCGGATGACCAATGGAAACAGCTGTTGGAAGAGCCACACCTGAAGGAAATCAGCTTCGTGCTGAACGAAACACGGGATGAGGGCAAGCGCCTGCTATCCGAAGAAGAGGAACGGCTGCTCGCCAAGCTGAACAAGGACGGGATTGCTGCATGGAGCGACCTATACAGCACTACGGTCTCCATCATGACCATCCCGTTCAAGGAGAGTGACGGCACGGTGAAGGACCTTTCCATCGGACAGGCCATGAACCGGATGTATGCCGATCCCGATGCTGACGTGCGGACGGCGCTGTTCGACAGCTGGGAAGCGGCCTGGACGGAATTCGGTCCGGTCTTCGCAGATATTTTGAACCACTTGGCCGGCTACCGCCTGACGCTGCAGGAGGTCCACGGACGGAACGGTCATCTGGAAGAACCGCTTGAGTACAACCGGATGACCAAAGAAACGCTCGACGCGATGTGGGGAGCAGTTGACGCGCGGAAACAGAAGTTCATCGACTACCTGGATCGGAAAGCAAACCTGTATGGCATGGAGAAGCTCGGCTGGCAGGATGTCGACGCACCGGTAGCCACAGGCGATCTTGCGCCGACCCATTTCACTTATGATGAAGCGGCCGATTTCGTCATCGAGAATTTCTCGTCATTCGGTCCGAAACTGACGGACTTCACGAAACATGCGCTGGAAAACCGCTGGGTCGAGGCGGAAGACCGGTCGAACAAACGGCCGGGAGGCTACTGCACAAGCCTGCCGGAATTTGAGGAGTCCCGGATCTTCATGACATTCACCGGCTCGCCGAGTGATACGAGCACGCTCGCACACGAACTCGGGCACGCGTTCCACAGCCATGTCATGAAAGAAGTGCCGAGACAGAACCGCGGCTATGCCATGAACGTCGCCGAAACGGCAAGTACGTTTGCAGAAACGATCATTGCCGATGCGACCGTGCGGAACGCTTCCAGTGATGAAGAAAAGATCGCCCTGCTTGCGACGAAGCTCGAGAACGCAACGGCGATGTTCCTCAACATCCGGTCCCGCTTCATGTTCGAAGACAGCTTCTATCAGGAACGCGCCAAAGGGTTCGTTTCGGAAAAACGGCTGAATGAGCTGATGACAGAAGCACAGAAGGAAGCGTACGGAAACAGCCTGTCGTCGTACCATCCGCACTTCTGGGCGGCCAAGCTGCACTTCTTCATCGACAGCGTGCCGTTCTACAACTTCCCGTATACGTTCGGCTACCTGTTCAGCCTCGGCATCTATGCGGAATACCTGAAGCAGCCGGAAGGATTTGAGGAGAAATACATCGCGCTGCTGAAGGACACCGGTTCGATGAAAGTGGAAGAGCTTGCGCAGAAACATCTGGGGGTCGACATCACCCAGCAGGACTTCTGGGCAGCCGGCATCGAAATCGTAGAAAAAGACGTGGACGAATTCGTCAGCTTAACGGATTCATTGTTGAAGTGA